Part of the Danaus plexippus chromosome 23, MEX_DaPlex, whole genome shotgun sequence genome is shown below.
atattaaaaatattaaaatcgaagACTTTACAATTCTGTTCATTATGCATAAAAGTGCCTCACTTTTAtcacaaatatttgatattgtcTTTACTGCAcgtaatttaagaaaaaaaataagtaaattgcatacaaaatttatcgaCTAAGAATgactctattttattaaatgacttCGGGTACagggaggcaaataattcgtTTGTATTTCGGGGTATTTTGTTTCATCAAGGGAAAgcatgtttgaaatatattacttttttacgacacataaaataaaattacaattctttatcattattatcatGTTATTGATGGagtttgtataataatgtcaATAATTGGTTCAGGTGCTATAGATGGATTGGAAGATCTTAATTTTCAggactatttttaattagcaCCTAggcacttaaatatttaagattatttctttgagtgtactatattatatttaataaatgcacCGATGCATCCCTCTCGACAAAGTCCAGTGTACCGTGAAACTAAGCGCATATAAACGCTTAGTCTGTTACAGTTTTAAACACAGTACCTAATCCACCACGAACGTGCGAACGACAACAAAATGGTACCACATTACCTGCTTGTTTTGACCTTGGCAGTAGCCGTCAGCGCACGGACGGCATCAACAAATCAAAACAAAGTTGAACAAGCCAGGAGTTCGGAGGACACTGTTTTAGGAGATTTAAAAATCGCTTACGACACATACAAAGACTGCAGCGGCAGCGATATCACCCACTGTCTTAAACTTAAGCTGGCCAAAGCATTGAACAGGATATCTAAAAGCGACGAAATCGACCTCTTAGGTGGAGTGACaattaccaaaaataaagATGCAGTCCAAAAAGTGGAATATGAAGAAGCGATTCCGAGAGGTCTTGACGAGGGCTCATTGGACAGCCTCATCTTTGACAAAATCGTTGGATTCATGCAAACTCATACAGTCcaggtaataatttaataacattttacattGATGCAGCAAAACAGCAATAACTCTGGTAATTGCACCTTTTTTACCTCTGTCTTTTGTCTCTGGATTCAATTTAACATTATCTGGTCACATTAAattgaagtttttatatgtaagcTCACAATTTCATTTAAGGTGACTTTTTCCTTTTAAGTTTCAATATCTCAGGGAAATAATATGTCATCGGTTTGCAATGGTTCCTACCTCCTTAGATATACGATAAACATTGTATGTTATTGGaagaatttctttattatttggtgaataactaatattaaagatttaaaaaaaataaaaataaagaaaagtaaaaatctATATGTAGGAATAGTTACTTATCATCTATTATAGTTTAggaagaaaattaaacaattaactatgaagaaattataaacttaaaatacatcAGAAATGCTAAGATTTCagggaatatattttatggaacCTCCAGGTGCCGTATTTAACTCTGTCTTGTTAGTTTCTCTACTGGTTTAATTACTATTTCCATCTGCAGTGGGTACAACTAACGACAAGTTTTCTAAGATAAACTGTTTTTTGCTCCCCGTTAGTGATATGTGATaggtaaataatttgtaaaggtctgtcataaattttatgtaccaTGACCCTAAAATTTCTTACACTTTAATAACACATTATGCAGCTTAACTCAGGCACTTTGTATGAGGTAAGCGTATGTCTTTTACTTCTCTTTGAAAGCTGAAGTAAATAGTCTTCTATGCTGCTCTTTGGACACATAGAAGTCCTtacttttgtttgtttttcaatatgtCGACAATTTGTGAATATTTAGATACATAGATAAATCAAGGCTTATAgccgaaataattttatttgtccgtatttatttttaacttaaaaaaaagacatcaGTTGGAATGACCGTCCCTTAGAAGAGTTGGTTAAATAGATTTGTTTACTTCTTCATGATTGCagttactaataaattaaccattatatcatatttaactGCACTTACCATTAAACTATCAAGGTTAATGTTGGATTGCTTGTTATGGCGTCACAAATTAGTATTCATCCTGCGCACACTATGAAGTTCAACAACTTTTTAATTGCCTCTTGTATTTCATAATACTACATTATATTCCGTaacaaatctaaaaataatgtatctaGGTTTTTTGGAAATAATCTTCAAAATAACTAACTAATTTGATTGAACGGGTTCATATAAAACAGGAAGTGCGATCCTTACGGTTGATCGtgcaaaaaaaacataattattattagaaaatgatTTACACGATATTCATTCCATACCACCAGGCGACGCACCGTGACAGCTTTCACGATGTTTAATTGCACGCAATTAATTTCTGCATTTTTCTCCTTTTCACACTCTATTAAGTTTTCATAATTACCGTTTCATGCGATGTTGGGATTAAATCTGTTGCTCTTATGTATATGTTGCTCTTACTATTTATAAGTCAGGAATcttgaaatgaattttattgataaaatttaatgaacacTATACAATTGATATAGACCGACTTCGAGACTTAATCACACTTATTCTCGAATACGTCGatgtactttttgtttttcaggTGAAAAGATTTTTGccattgataaattttaagaacctTGCTATGAAACAATACTTATTTACTAACAGAAGCTATACCCCATTTTACTAATATTCATCTTAGGTCAAGTTCCCGAGCGGCTCAGATTTGCAACGCGCGTTTGCTGAAGATCGTGCCAGAAGGAAGAAGTTGGCCCCGCTCCTCGCTATCCCCCTTCTAATCGGGGGTATGATGGTACCATTGGCCTTCGGAGCCCTAGCACTCTTAGCTGGAAAAGCCCTGATTG
Proteins encoded:
- the LOC116774782 gene encoding uncharacterized protein LOC116774782 — its product is MVPHYLLVLTLAVAVSARTASTNQNKVEQARSSEDTVLGDLKIAYDTYKDCSGSDITHCLKLKLAKALNRISKSDEIDLLGGVTITKNKDAVQKVEYEEAIPRGLDEGSLDSLIFDKIVGFMQTHTVQVKFPSGSDLQRAFAEDRARRKKLAPLLAIPLLIGGMMVPLAFGALALLAGKALIVSKLALVLAGIIGLKKLLSSNGTGEAHEVVVSAGHGGAGWSRSLENAQDLAYNAYTQ